The following are encoded in a window of Centroberyx gerrardi isolate f3 chromosome 1, fCenGer3.hap1.cur.20231027, whole genome shotgun sequence genomic DNA:
- the nsun3 gene encoding tRNA (cytosine(34)-C(5))-methyltransferase, mitochondrial: MLKHLLSIQSLHTKRRIICCKTKNLTPRGLWWVCSFNCHTGPDFVLQQSTKRKGAPRNQVTKRRKRERSACQPILDCFDQQYSHELGNLWTSARAVLLDPPSWQYGVMLNRFATLTNIKHILQSQGFSSVLQQTGASTLLLDASSMVSPSKQQVEKASLFLPHSVSTCPPTSDDSHLQLDRTSHSLSQHPQSEPQSSSSLPRPLLQCYIHPSALRFPSQAHWPGQLKQYYLLNAASLLPVLALQVRNGEKVLDLCSAPGGKALAIMQTATPALLCCNEPDPHRRDWLAKTLESFLPHSLSSRVIVSSQDGRSFGRSEAGKYDKVLVDAPCSNDRSWLYSSNGQQGDQRLKERARLPGLQAQLLRSALSSVRPGGVVVYSTCTLSSSENHAVVEAVLNSCPEAEPEDLWEELVIPFSNHFTFSPAHPAHRHSQGDTVSSPRHKHGILVVPQPGRTWGPMFLCRIRRKK; this comes from the exons ATGTTGAAACACTTGCTTTCGATACAGTCGCTTCATACTAAGCGGAGGATAATTTGCTGTAAAACCAAAAATCTAACGCCGAGAGGTCTATGGTGGGTGTGTTCGTTTAACTGTCACACGGGTCCCGACTTTGTGTTACAGCAGTCGACTAAGCGAAAAGGAGCACCGAGGAACCAG GTAACAAAAAGgcgtaagagagagagatctgcaTGTCAACCAATACTGGACTGTTTCGACCAGCAATACAGTCATGAACTTGGAAACCTATGGACATCTGCAAG AGCCGTGCTCCTGGACCCTCCCTCCTGGCAGTATGGGGTCATGCTGAACCGCTTTGCCACCCTGACAAACATCAAACATATCCTCCAATCACAGGGCTTCTCCAGTGTCCTACAGCAAACCGGCGCCTCCACGTTGCTTCTTGATGCCTCCTCAATGGTCTCCCCTTCCAAGCAGCAAGTAGAAAAAGCCTCGCTGTTTCTACCTCACTCCGTCTCCACGTGTCCACCTACCTCTGATGACTCCCATCTCCAGCTTGACCGCACCTCTCATTCGCTGAGTCAGCACCCTCAGTCAGAGCCTCAGTCTTCATCCAGCCTGCCCCGTCCCTTGCTACAATGTTACATCCACCCGTCTGCGTTGCGTTTCCCCTCCCAGGCCCACTGGCCCGGCCAGCTCAAACAGTACTACCTCCTGAATGCAGCCTCCCTGCTTCCAGTGCTGGCTTTGCAAGTCAGAAATGGGGAAAAAGTTCTGGATCTTTGCTCTGCCCCCGGGGGAAAAGCCTTAGCCATAATGCAGACTGCCACCCCAG CATTGCTCTGCTGTAATGAGCCAGATCCTCACAGACGGGATTGGCTGGCCAAAACCCTGGAatcttttctccctcactcactaAGCAGCAGAGTGATCGTATCTTCACAGGATGGCCGGTCTTTTGGGCGGAGTGAAGCGGGGAAGTATGATAAG GTTTTAGTAGACGCTCCATGTTCTAACGACAGGAGCTGGCTGTATTCTTCCAATGGCCAGCAGGGGGACCAGAGATTGAAGGAGAGAGCCAGGCTGCCTGGCCTCCAGGCTCAGCTGCTTAG gtctGCACTGTCCTCGGTGCGTCCAGGAGGCGTTGTGGTCTACTCAACCTGCACATTGTCCAGCTCAGAGAACCATGCTGTGGTTGAGGCGGTGCTGAACAGCTGCCCCGAGGCTGAGCCTGAAGATCTGTGGGAGGAGCTTGTCATTCCCTTCTCAAACCACTTCACATTTAGCCCCGCTCACCCAGCTCATAGACACTCACAGGGTGACACTGTGTCCTCTCCCCGCCACAAACACGGCATTCTAGTGGTTCCCCAGCCAGGAAGGACCTGGGGACCCATGTTCTTGTGTCGGATTAGAAGGAAGAAGTAG
- the LOC139927399 gene encoding ATP synthase F(0) complex subunit C3, mitochondrial-like gives MYACAKFVSTPSLVRAGSRALYRPLSATVVSDARGAEATSILAPQSLVASQQQMVLRGFQTSAVIRDIDTAAKFIGAGAATVGVAGSGAGIGTVFGSLIIGYARNPSLKQQLFSYAILGFALSEAMGLFCLMVAFLILFAM, from the exons ATGTACGCCTGTGCTAAGTTCGTCTCCACGCCCTCACTG GTCCGTGCTGGATCCCGGGCGCTGTACAGACCCCTCTCAGCAACAGTGGTGTCAGATGCCAGGGGAGCAGAG gCTACCTCAATCCTGGCACCACAAAGCCTGGTGGCCTCCCAGCAGCAGATGGTGCTGCGGGGATTCCAGACCAGCGCCGTGATCCGCGACATTGACACTGCCGCCAAATTCATCGGAGCAGGAGCCGCCACTGTGGGAGTGGCTGGGTCTGGAGCCGGTATTGGAACAGTGTTTGGTAGCCTTATTATCGGATACGCCAG gaaCCCATCCCTGAAGCAGCAGCTGTTCTCTTATGCCATCTTGGGCTTTGCTCTCTCTGAAGCCATGGGTCTCTTCTGTTTGATGGTTGCGTTCCTCATCCTGTTTGCCATGTAA